GATACCACAGCAACTATGAGTGAGAAGAATAATGGAGAAACCGAGAAAATATTAGACCCTCCaagaacataaaagaaaaaacatatcatttaaaataatgtaCTATAAACCAAGAAAAGTTACCCAGTGAGTCCTCCATCCTACGAATAAATGCTAATTGAATTAAAGCTCCTGCACATCATGCCACAAATATTCATCAGTTTCAATTCAGCAACAAGCCAACCAGGAAAACCAGAAGTCCATATctgtaaaaattgaaatatgttCTCTATCCTTTTCTAAAACTGTGAAATCCCAGAGAGCCAGTGGCGAAGTGTTCGGAACTCGATGGGGGCTCACTTTTCTACCCTTGTCCACTAAAATAAGAGGCTTTCGTCAGCAACAGGGTATGAACCCATGGCGTCAAAATATGTATTCTATTATCAGAATAGAAAACGGGAAACAGAGAAAATCCAAAGTTTAAGCAAATtcataaatttctttttgaagGAAAAGACCACAAAAGGTATGGTCAAGGACCAGAAAGATAACTTTTACTTCCTCCAGCATTTTAAGTTGAAAAACGAATTATATGGTTGTCCATGCTCCTGAAAAACGAAATGAAAGAAACCAGCATGTATCTTTACCAAAGATTCATCCAATATCTGACGGTTCATGCTCCTACAAGTTTCTTAAATGCTTTCTTTTATAATTGTCTCTGTTGTGCTTATGTTTTATTGTCCAGGACTCTCATTTTCTAATCAAGTTAATAGTTAATGATAGCAAAGCTTATTGTGTTGTGTCATTTAATCCATGaacaaaaaagaatgaaattttgatCATACTGTAAGCTTCAGAAATCAATGGTATTCATCTCATAAAAGCACCAATTCAGTTTTGCATTACCTCACCCTTATTAATAAGAACCTTATATTAATCAACGGACGTTCATAAACACAAGAAGTACTGGTGATTATACTAGAGAATTATGGTTTCGGGGGATGATCTAAAGTTAAAAGAACTCCCCTGAACTAACTGTAAGACATTACAGCTTCACAGGGGGAATAATACTAATTGCCTTATTCCTTCTACACCATAATCTGAACCAAAATCAGAAAGCAATGAAGCTAATCAAAAGTAAACTTCCCCTCAAACCCAATTAAATATTTGCAAATTCATAGTTTTAAATAAGAACCTAGCCATCTGTTATTATCTTTTGTTATCCTTTACAGAACAACTACCAATTTTCCCAGCTTAAGTGAAGTCAGTTCATTCAAAACATCCCTATAATACCATTACTTCAACCACACTCATAAATCAACTGTTCCACCATGCCATACAAACAATTCACACTAAAATCTTATCTTTACTAAACAATCagcatttccttttttttttttttaatccttaAAATACCAATCAAAAAATGATGATAGAGTATCAAACTCCCCAAAACAAACCAGAAAAATCCACTTCAAAATGTAaattcagaagaaaaaaaaaacaaaaaaaaaataccatcCTAATCAAGAATGATCATCACAGATCAAACCCCATGTACCCCCTCCACCACCCCACCCctaaagattcaatctttaaaGTTTAAACCTCCATTTCCAAAACAAACACACATATGTATcaccatttaaattttttccctttttttccaCATGGGGTTTTTAATTAGTCCAGATTAACTCCAATCCAATCAAGTAATCAACACCACTGATGATTACTATGATCGAAACGGCAAATGCCGGAGGagacaaatcaaaaaattaaaaaaaaaacgacACATTCAACAGAAacatacacaaaatataaattgcatatataaaagaaatttcacCGAGAATCATTCCACAGGTGACAAGTGTAAGCAGCCCGAAAACAATTCTCATCGTTGTCCCCATCTTTTAATGCAAAAATTTCCACTTCCGTAGAAATCTGAActgaaaaatagagaaattagTTGTTTTggttttcaattttgattttagaAAATTGTCGATTGGACTGTTTTGGGAGTATTTGTAAAGTGAAAAAATGGTAGAACCAAGAGAGACGTTTTGCAATTTTTCAATACAGATATATTGTACATTGTGCATTGATGTTTGTACGTCAACTTTTGTAGTCCATAGATTTGGCTCTAGTCATGGTTTTTGTGttggattttgatttaaaaagtatataagatatcaatttaatgattattatgtatatataaaaataagaaatgtgtTTGTTATTCAATTtaactaacaaaataaaaagagtgTGATTGTTTAAAAATGGCAATTATCAGTAATCATTTCTTCTAAAGTTACAACTTATGATCATACatcatttattaataattaaaaaatttaataatttacatgatatatcatatacatgaatatcatgtaaataatatttaagacACCATATTACATCTCatacatttattaattaataatttataatataacaaattaattaCGAGTGATAAtagatttgaattaattaatattaaattaatatatcatgTAAATAATACTTAAGACACCATATTGCATCTTATACatttattaattcataatttataatataacaaattaattaCGAGTGATAAtagatttgaattaattaatattaaattaattaattttcttttaatattatttatgcatgtaagagaaagttaaaaaaaagaagtagaTTTTACgtttaacaaacataaaaattatatttatatgttatagttataatttgtaTAGTTGTGTTTCATAACATAAAACGTTTGTTATgactattaatatatatatttcgtatacatatacataaaaatctATAGTTACATATTTTGGTAGacttatacataaaaatttgtCATGTCTTGATGTGTGTATATTTGGGTAATCTGTAAATTGATCTATATACCTAGTAATTTATATAAACAAAAGTactacatacatacataaatagATTATACAAATATGTCTTGTTATGTATAACTATGAAAAATTTACAAACAACAAACTGAATTtgtataaacaaattaaaaaatagtaattgtatataAACAAAATTACACATAGGTTGTATACCGAATAGGTAATTATATACCGAGTGGGTTCCACCAGATGACAAAAAACATGAAATGGTTGTTGcgaattacaaataaaagaaactacggatataacattaaatttgaataaatagtCTGTTAATTCATACATTTCTTCGTTTCGATTAGTGTATTATTCTGTTTTGCTCCGTCGTGGTAGATTTATACTATCTTCTTGTGATGTTCTATATTTTCTATTGATGAGATTGCTTCCAAAAGAGAGAAATGCATGGTAACACAACTGATGAATCACATAGACCTGATGGGATAATGCAAAGGGAACTACTGATGATAAAAAAAACTGAAGCAGAATCAGATGAACCTGGTTATTACATTGGGGCCACAAACAGACCTGATGCTATTGACTGTGAATACACCTGCAAGGATGCAGATTTTGTCTGTGCTTACTCGTAACCCAGGATTTGTTGGAGGATGTTACCTGAAATTTGGAGATGTCTTAAATGCTTTTATTTAAGctcccagaccccacttgtgggattatgTGTGTTTTCTTTAGCAAGCAGACCTCGGTTTGTATCGTTCCAATTAAGAGAGATGTTCATGGGGAGTGGACTTGGAAACAGGATGCGGTAAAACATTTCATTGCCAAGGCTGAAGCTGGagcaaattttatacacattGCAAATTTCTATTTTCCTAATGACTGAGGCATGACAAGTTTTCTCATTTACTGATGATCTCCATCCAGGGACCTGAGGTTCTGAACAAGTTACTTGGTCAAAGTGAGCTAAATATTGGAGTACAATGCAACAACATGTTCTTTTCGATGAGGTGTTTGTCTCTCTTTTCCAACTTAAATACCCTTACGTCTTTTCATTTCAATGCGTCGGTCCACCTTTAAAAGCACTGCAGAAGCTTTGAATTTTTTACGTGCACCTGTAAGATGCTTACATACTACGTTCAGTAGGAAAGATTGTTTTACAAGTACCCTAAATTGTTAATGATAACATAGAAACTTTCCGGATATTAGATGCTTTGCTGCCAGAAAGTCTAATGCATAGTGTACAGTGTTGAGACACGAGTACTAAATTTGGTAGTGacatgaaaatagtataaaatagcTTTTTTGAAAAACAGATGATTGcatttctttcatatttctACAGATTGACAACTGACCGCGATAAGGAACAAACTGGGGCCGTTTTGACTATGATGGACATATCTTCTTGACAAACGATGCTCTTCTTAACCTTTGCTAATGTGAAACTTCTCGAATTATTGCAGCTACTAACACAACTAGACAATAGTACTCTGCATTTGGGTGATAGGATCCTATTTTACTTGTATTTATTTACTGCATTTGTTTCAGTTTATTCACAATTAGTTAGAGGTACTTTTTTCCATTAATTAGTTACAATTAACCTGTCCATTAGTTAGTTACAACTACAACTAACTTTCCCTCCATATATATTAGTTGAAGTCTAATTTGCTCTCACAAGTCCTAATTTATCAACCTGAATCCCAAATATAGTTTCTTAATTCGCTGCTTTGCCCATACCCCGTTCCTAATAACATTAACGTTATCATCATTCAACACAATTAGTGATCtggaataataatattattaacgTTACTATCTATCAACACAAAATTAGTGATTTGGCTAAATGTTTGCAGCAAAAAGAAACAtgctaatattttatttagatgACAACGacaataataagaagaagaaaatccaGTGTAATCAACAACTTAGTGTTAACTATACTGGCTAGAGAGGCTAATAACATGAAACATTAACGAGGGCAAAACACAAGGTTTCACCCTTTCGGAATGCCCACAATTGCATCTTCATACCATGGCTCAAACGATTCCTTGTTACGACATCATTCCAGTGTTTAACCAACACATAACTACAACTTGCTTTCCCATTGTTTTTGTTCATTGTCCATTTTCTCAGATTTATTTCACCTATTTTATGCGAAGGCTCAATCAACATCACATTCATAATCTCACGCATTTTATTAGCCCCATCGCGCTCATTCAAAAGTTGTTCTTCTTCAGGCGTTAGAAACTGATTAAGTATCTGTTTTTGTGGGATTGAAAATCTTCCCTCTGCTGGTTTAACATCCGTCTCGAATAGTGTTTTTTCAATGACCAATTTAGCTGATTCAAGTGAACCCCCATACAATGTAATCAGATTCTTGAATTCGATACTCAATTCTGTGTTGATGATAACAACAGGAGGGGGCACGGCAGAAACTCTAGCAACAGGTCTAAAATTATCGTTTGCTTCTTCTCGTGATCTTTTTCCATTAACGGGCAATGGTGCAGAATTACTACTACTTTCTCCTCTGCAATTGATTCTGATTCCTCTGTTTTCCCTATTATTAGCCGCCTTTTTGAGTATGACACCAGTTGGTCTTACAAGTCTAGCACACCAACCTGCTACATTATCAACTTGTACAAGtctattttcttcttcagaATTATTCTCCGGAGCTTTAACTTCTCTTGGACGCGCGTTTGGCCTTGATCGTTTTCCCCTTGGGACGTCAAAATCAAGAAGTGGTTTTTCTTGATCAAGAACATGTGGGTATGATGACACGATATATCGAATATTCTGAGTGatcctttcttctttcttcataaCAAATTCTTCATCTTGCTCCGCGATTAAGTTGTCTTCTTCACCATACATGGATTTTAAGTAAGAGACTTCAGCAACAGCAAGTAAATAATCCATACTAGTCATGTCGGACGTGATTTTCATGCCCGAAAAATCGTCTAAACTTAACAATGTGTAAGCCATATTGTATGTTAGGTTGAATAAATCAAAAACAGTAtcaagagagaaaaaattgaaagaaaaaatatcaatgtTTGTATAGAAAAAAACAATACACGATTTGTGAATAAAGCCAAAGTGTTAACTTTATagaactaagaagaattcattACCTTATTGGATTGGGATTGGAATTAAAAAGAAACCTTTTTAGTTTTGGAAATCTTAATAGAAAAacgtattatttttttttagttaaccTTTTCTGTTTTGGACttctattaattatataatataattaagaaataaaatagcgtgttttttgtttaaaattataattatatgaataCTAATCCTAATCAAAGAGGTCTACTGTGTCTTGAGCCTAAGGTCTATCTACGTAGAATAGGAGAAgcaaaataataagtattatatttttttcgtcTCAATTTGTGTGACACTTTTTTGACaattcaaaagtcttttttttgggtaatttgtGAAAAACTTACCATaaccaacaaaataaaaattacataaccAACTAAACAACAATACACCTAAAGAGCAGCTAACAACGATAGCACCACCATTAATTATTTGCACTACTATCGGAAAATGTCATTCATATCATGAAGATATTTCCTacttatattatatgttatttgcAGTTTTGATGGTTTGACAAACGGAGGATTTTGTGAGAGGACCTGATCCCCGTCATTCATATCCGTACTCGTGACAGCTAGAAAAAGTACATAAATTGGTGTACAGTCTCCAAGAGTGACAGAAACCTCAGCAAATCGGATTGCCTTAAAGATTGTGTCTATTCTCATAAGGACTTCTTCGCACAGGCACAATCTCTTAGTTTTTGCACAAAAAAGTTTCTCAAGAGCAAAAGGCAAAAACCACTCCTCTCAAGAAGTACTTATTAAAGAGCAACATGGACCAGATAGAGCAACTTGTGTCTTAATTGTCTTAGGTTTTAACTTTAGTGCTTATCGTTGTAAATCTAATCCTACACTACAAAGGAATTAGATCTTTCGTTTGTCCAGTCAAAAAGACTAAATCAGTTGAATCTCACTGGTTTAGTGGGCAGCATTGTTTGCTGCTTAGTCAAATCCTAAGTCATCTAGTGTTAGGTGGGTTAGTGGGCAACCGTGTGTTGCTTAGTGAATTCTAAGTTAAAATGCCTACTTGTGTACATTCAAAAAAGTAAGAGGAGAGCGTCAAGTTAATGGTCATGCTCATATATTATGCCTTTACTTTGCTATTTGACATCACCGTCACTCAAATTAATACTAGGAATAAAACTCCAAGCAACGCATAAAAGGACTCACTTAACTATAAACTGCCGCAGATGCAACAATaccaacaaaatcacaaatacaAATTTTCTTACTTCCAACCTACTTTATTAGTAGCTGAAAGATACAGTTAGCAGGGAAGTTAGTTAAATAACAGAATTAATTAGACAATCGGCCAGAAAGAAATGTGGATTAGCAACGAGTATTAGTACTGGTAACTCACGATTCAAACTTTAAAGACGAATCCTACATGTATTCATGATTCGTGCAAAAAAGAAACACATTTTTATGAATGACGACAACAAGAAAATCCAAATGTAATCAACAAATTACTAGTTAGTCATCTAATTACAACTTAACAAGGGCAAAACACAAGGTTTCACCCTTTCGGAATGCCCACAATTGCATCTTCATACCATCTCTCAAACGATTCCTTGTTACGACATCATTCCAGTGTTTAACCAACACATAACTACAACTTGCTTTCCCATTGTTTTTGTTCATTGTCCCTTTTCTCAGATTTATTTCACCTTTTAATCAACATCACATTCATCTCACGCATTTTATTATTAGCCTGATTGCGCTCATTCAAAAGTTGCTCTTCGTTAGGCGTTAGAAACTGATTAAGTATCTGTTTTTGTGGGATCAAAAATCTTCCCTCTGCTGCTGTAACATCGGTCACAAATAGTGTTTTTTCAATGACCAATTTAGCTGATTCAAGTGAACCCCCATACAATGTAATCAGATTCTTGAATTCGATACTCAATTCTCCTCTGTTGACTATAACAGCAACAGGAGGAGGAGGGGCCACGACCATGACTACAACTCGATCAACTCGTGATCTTTTTCCGTTAAAGGGCAATGGTGAAGAATTACTATAGTTGATTCTGATTCCTCTGTTTTCCCTATTATCAGCCACCGCCTTTTCTCTGTTTTTATCAACTTGTACTAGTCTGTTTTCTTCGTCAGAATGATTCTCCGGAGCTCTGTTTGGCCTTGATCGTTTTCCCTTTGGGACATCGAAATCAAAAACTCTTGATCAACAACATGTGGATATGACCGAATATTCTGAGTGATCCTTTCGTCTTTCTTCATAATCTTGCTCCATACATGGATTTTAAGTAAGACACTTCAGATACAGTAAGTAAATAATCCACACTAGTCATGTCCGGCGTGATTTTCATGCCAGAAAAATCGTCTAAACTCAACAATGTGTAAACCATATTGAATGTTAGTCGAAGAGAGAGAAATAGTCGTATTAGTATGATTGTGATTAAGGAGAAAgtgttaaatttatataattaggtaGAAATCACAACCTTAATAGTTTTGGTTTTCTACAAAGGTTGTTAAGTAAATAAAGTTCTAATGTAACTAGTATTACTAATCCTACTAAAAAAAGAGAAGCAAACTCTTAATTACTTCTAGTTCATTATAACTAACTAACATCAGAAAAGGGGAAAATTaccttttttactttttaaccTTTTGGTAAGGATATCAGGAGGCTGCTCCTTAATGTTAATCGATATCTTGGTTTTCACTTTGTAATTTTTTCGTTATGAAATGAAAATCTATTTTAATGTGTTCCGtccttttataaaatattgaatttggtcaaattattaaaaatcgaGGGAAAGACCTTATTAACAAATAACAAAGTAAAAGTTTGTACTCAAACCAACTAAACTAATTTCTgttaatttttttccctttgcTTTAACTAaagaataattttgttttagaatttccaaatattttttctattacaAATCAACAAAATGACTCCATTTTAACCATTGCTGCTAagtgtgtttttattttattattttacaagaTCAACTCTCTCTTTCTCAATACAActttgattgaaaaaaataattttttcaaatcttttatAGGTAAAAAGATAAAGATTTCACGTAAAAAAgacataaactaaaaataaataaattaaaggaccATTGTTTAAAGTTTCccttatttaataaaatgagaaaatttctAAAAAGAGTAAACTTAATAAGCCCTTTTAGCTACTCTTTCTTTAATTACGGCATAATTTTGTTTgatataaataactttttataatttgtttgtcaatatatataaaca
The DNA window shown above is from Solanum lycopersicum chromosome 11, SLM_r2.1 and carries:
- the LOC138339656 gene encoding putative B3 domain-containing protein At5g35780, with the translated sequence MAYTLLSLDDFSGMKITSDMTSMDYLLAVAEVSYLKSMYGEEDNLIAEQDEEFVMKKEERITQNIRYIVSSYPHVLDQEKPLLDFDVPRGKRSRPNARPREVKAPENNSEEENRLVQVDNVAGWCARLVRPTGVILKKAANNRENRGIRINCRGESSSNSAPLPVNGKRSREEANDNFRPVARVSAVPPPVVIINTELSIEFKNLITLYGGSLESAKLVIEKTLFETDVKPAEGRFSIPQKQILNQFLTPEEEQLLNERDGANKMREIMNVMLIEPSHKIGEINLRKWTMNKNNGKASCSYVLVKHWNDVVTRNRLSHGMKMQLWAFRKGETLCFALVNVSCY